In a genomic window of Flavobacterium lipolyticum:
- a CDS encoding SGNH/GDSL hydrolase family protein has protein sequence MNTKSYFFQSFAIVALAFIAFIGFKQVLPDKIFSDSKVDSKNVLIDSLLLESVANDSLEQNGDSLTEEEKNEMREKIVFDASEGIEFPSETFDNYKGYQYLISFYEKLYQLENNPQSKVRIAYYGDSMTDGDLIVQDVRANYQERFGGSGVGFVSINSESAASRGSVKSSASKNWKMQSYLNVKRPTSPFGVNGHVFFANDKSNTTWVQYEAGLNKHATTLDSPTLYYGRGTKKGNVNFIIGKDTLRKSLVPNNLINTLKVTSGSIKGFKANFIHADSIPIYGFNFDNGNGVHVDNFSQRGNSGLPISTFNANVMQGFNNSLKYDLVILHYGTNVLNYGTKNYNWYQRGMTKAVNKIKESFPGVSILIISTADKSTKYDLEMKTDSAVVPLMRAQKRYALETESGFVNLYTLMGGDGSMVKWVDESPARANKDYTHFNQRGAKAIGKLVYDQLNKGYEQYKVLRVNREADTNKRKAARKTNTDSVAVKTDSVNE, from the coding sequence GTGAATACAAAATCTTATTTTTTTCAGTCTTTTGCCATTGTGGCACTGGCATTTATAGCTTTCATCGGATTTAAGCAAGTCTTGCCCGACAAGATCTTTTCGGATAGTAAAGTAGATTCTAAAAACGTACTAATTGATAGTCTGCTTTTAGAGTCAGTCGCAAATGATTCTCTGGAGCAGAATGGAGACAGTCTGACCGAAGAGGAGAAAAATGAAATGAGGGAAAAGATTGTTTTCGATGCTTCGGAAGGAATCGAATTTCCATCTGAAACTTTCGATAACTACAAAGGATACCAATACCTGATTTCTTTTTACGAAAAATTATACCAGCTGGAGAATAATCCGCAATCCAAAGTCAGAATTGCCTATTATGGAGATTCCATGACCGATGGTGATTTAATTGTACAGGATGTCCGCGCCAATTACCAGGAACGTTTTGGCGGAAGCGGAGTTGGTTTTGTGTCGATCAATTCAGAATCTGCAGCATCACGTGGTTCTGTAAAATCTTCGGCTTCCAAAAACTGGAAAATGCAATCGTACTTAAACGTAAAACGTCCAACGAGCCCTTTTGGTGTAAACGGACACGTGTTTTTTGCCAATGATAAATCAAATACGACCTGGGTTCAGTACGAAGCAGGTTTAAACAAACACGCAACAACTTTAGATAGTCCGACTTTGTATTACGGAAGAGGAACTAAAAAAGGAAATGTGAATTTCATTATCGGAAAAGATACCTTGCGAAAAAGCCTTGTGCCAAACAATCTGATCAATACTCTAAAAGTAACTTCAGGAAGCATAAAAGGATTCAAAGCCAATTTTATTCATGCCGATTCCATTCCAATCTATGGGTTTAATTTTGATAACGGAAACGGGGTTCATGTAGACAACTTCTCACAAAGAGGGAATTCAGGTTTGCCGATTTCTACTTTTAATGCGAATGTGATGCAGGGGTTCAATAACAGTTTAAAATACGATTTGGTTATTCTGCATTACGGAACCAACGTTTTAAATTATGGAACCAAAAATTACAATTGGTATCAAAGAGGTATGACCAAAGCGGTGAATAAAATTAAAGAATCTTTTCCGGGAGTTTCGATCCTGATCATTTCGACAGCCGATAAATCAACGAAATACGATTTAGAAATGAAAACTGATTCAGCCGTTGTTCCATTAATGAGAGCTCAAAAAAGATACGCACTTGAAACCGAATCCGGATTTGTGAATTTGTACACCTTAATGGGAGGTGACGGATCAATGGTGAAATGGGTAGACGAATCTCCGGCCAGAGCCAATAAAGATTATACACACTTTAACCAGCGTGGGGCAAAAGCTATTGGTAAATTAGTATACGATCAATTGAACAAAGGTTACGAGCAATATAAAGTATTACGGGTAAACAGAGAGGCGGATACCAACAAACGGAAAGCAGCCAGGAAGACCAATACAGATTCCGTAGCGGTAAAAACAGATAGCGTAAATGAATAG
- a CDS encoding T9SS type A sorting domain-containing protein, which yields MKKITLSFLFLMLFFIQLAFCQGSVKYDSKTKSIDVASGVEGTASILVKFYGSTESTPIFLETMSCGNTDGFQLVSYSKGSIMNYYQNETNIVFKFKKTVSSDTQVIYKFSTNGSCFQNEADMIKITVNYKATVTNPTNPTFDNQITIFHNYKNTIISDLSIDRGSTAPLIGGTFVSLGYEYQWDKKNINGVWMPIPGETKDFILPGILLETTQYRRSAKKTSSTMNVPISNVVTITLPHVPAIENNIISISGTTITGSQPTGAFGDYKYSWFLGSQEDPIIFDETTKDLDLTPYWRAISILQNDHTAFILRTVQSVNSSHSSNSNKIRLYGTSQLQQQALKAQSEEDSLLIYPNPTTEVVNFATNFSTNKEIEIVVYSESTRNERSVFKGTVTPNQVVSWNIPSGYAKGIYFYKIRSGSKEVKTGKIIVQ from the coding sequence ATGAAAAAAATTACTTTAAGTTTTTTGTTTTTGATGCTCTTTTTTATACAATTAGCGTTCTGTCAAGGTAGTGTAAAGTACGATTCTAAAACAAAATCCATCGATGTCGCCTCAGGAGTTGAAGGTACAGCAAGTATTCTGGTAAAATTTTATGGTAGTACTGAGAGTACTCCTATTTTTCTTGAAACCATGTCCTGTGGCAATACGGATGGTTTTCAGTTAGTTAGCTATTCGAAAGGAAGCATAATGAATTACTATCAGAACGAAACAAACATTGTTTTTAAATTTAAAAAGACTGTGAGTTCTGATACTCAGGTTATTTATAAATTTTCAACTAATGGGAGTTGTTTTCAGAATGAAGCTGATATGATTAAGATTACCGTAAATTACAAGGCAACAGTTACCAATCCTACAAATCCAACGTTTGATAATCAAATTACAATTTTTCATAATTACAAGAATACAATAATTTCGGATTTAAGTATTGATAGGGGGAGCACAGCTCCTTTAATCGGGGGTACTTTTGTGTCATTAGGATATGAGTATCAATGGGATAAAAAAAACATTAATGGAGTTTGGATGCCGATTCCAGGAGAAACAAAGGATTTCATTTTACCTGGCATTCTTTTAGAGACAACTCAGTACAGAAGAAGTGCAAAAAAAACAAGTAGTACCATGAATGTACCTATAAGTAATGTAGTGACCATAACTTTACCTCACGTTCCTGCTATAGAAAATAATATCATATCAATAAGTGGCACTACAATAACAGGGAGTCAGCCAACTGGAGCATTTGGCGATTATAAGTATTCATGGTTTTTGGGAAGCCAAGAAGATCCAATTATATTTGATGAAACGACAAAGGATTTGGATTTGACACCATATTGGCGTGCAATAAGTATTTTACAGAATGATCATACTGCATTCATATTAAGAACTGTTCAATCTGTAAATAGTTCACATAGCTCGAATAGTAATAAGATAAGATTGTATGGTACCTCTCAATTACAACAACAAGCTTTAAAGGCTCAATCAGAAGAAGATTCGTTGTTAATCTACCCAAACCCAACAACCGAAGTTGTAAATTTTGCAACAAATTTCTCGACTAACAAAGAAATAGAAATCGTAGTTTACTCTGAAAGCACAAGAAACGAAAGATCCGTTTTTAAAGGAACGGTAACGCCTAATCAGGTGGTAAGCTGGAATATTCCTTCCGGTTATGCGAAAGGAATTTACTTCTATAAGATTCGTTCAGGGAGCAAAGAAGTGAAAACGGGTAAAATTATAGTTCAATAA
- a CDS encoding HmuY family protein, which produces MKKNFILILSFVLLAFTACNNDDNGGESVAVAFAESSYNLTSAATPVQIKFAAPAPSAGTITVSYTVTAAVYTTDFTTAPAAAANKIVIPFAQNATSAEFTFNKIKNAVGAEVKNVIFTIDGSSINVNVVGNKTIQLNFNETASLGTALAPLVGGSAEPNQVYVDLSTGKLTTVVRTSWDLGFYSGSDFRVVLNGSLKMSAKKLTTTNIDEVQTPDETMIITPGNGIVSQVDGPAGDILQTAIAGVSSTDSENKVYLINMGSNPATAALGSEGVGAGTSRGWKKIRVLKSGSDYKIQYADIAATTHDEVVISKNSAYNFTFFSLLDKKTVNVEPQKNQWDLNFTSFTNVIPGPTGSSPYLFADYVVNNVKGGAQTYQVLTSAFSYDNFTLANVETSKFNDDQRNIGSNWRGTSVVGPNGTPVSQFVLRTDRFYVVKDPAGNVYKLKFTGGTKEDGERGYPKFQYALLK; this is translated from the coding sequence ATGAAAAAAAACTTTATTTTAATACTTTCTTTCGTATTACTGGCTTTTACGGCTTGTAATAACGACGATAATGGCGGAGAATCTGTGGCTGTCGCATTTGCGGAGTCTTCCTATAATTTAACAAGTGCCGCAACTCCAGTTCAGATTAAGTTTGCTGCTCCGGCTCCTTCTGCAGGAACAATTACAGTTTCGTACACGGTTACGGCTGCAGTTTATACTACAGATTTTACAACTGCTCCCGCAGCAGCTGCAAATAAAATAGTAATACCTTTTGCTCAAAATGCGACATCTGCTGAATTTACTTTTAATAAAATTAAAAATGCAGTAGGTGCGGAGGTTAAGAATGTAATTTTTACAATTGATGGTTCTTCTATTAATGTTAATGTAGTAGGGAACAAAACAATCCAGTTGAATTTTAATGAAACGGCTTCATTAGGTACAGCTTTGGCTCCTTTGGTTGGAGGTTCTGCAGAACCAAATCAGGTTTATGTTGATTTAAGCACAGGAAAATTAACAACAGTTGTAAGAACTTCTTGGGACTTAGGTTTTTATTCTGGTTCAGATTTTAGAGTAGTACTGAATGGCTCATTAAAAATGTCAGCAAAGAAATTGACAACAACAAATATTGATGAAGTACAAACACCGGACGAAACTATGATTATTACTCCTGGAAATGGAATTGTAAGTCAAGTTGACGGTCCAGCAGGGGATATTCTTCAAACAGCTATTGCAGGTGTTTCATCAACTGATTCTGAAAATAAAGTTTATTTAATTAACATGGGAAGTAACCCTGCTACTGCAGCTTTAGGTTCTGAAGGTGTTGGAGCTGGAACTTCTAGAGGATGGAAAAAAATTAGAGTTCTGAAAAGCGGAAGTGATTATAAGATTCAATATGCAGATATAGCTGCTACGACGCATGATGAAGTTGTAATTTCGAAAAATAGTGCATACAATTTTACATTCTTTAGTTTATTGGATAAGAAAACGGTTAATGTTGAGCCACAAAAGAATCAATGGGATCTTAACTTCACTTCATTTACAAATGTAATTCCTGGTCCGACAGGTTCGTCGCCTTATCTTTTTGCTGATTATGTTGTTAATAACGTAAAAGGTGGGGCGCAAACATATCAAGTTCTTACAAGTGCTTTTTCATATGACAATTTTACATTAGCGAATGTAGAAACTTCAAAGTTTAATGACGATCAAAGAAATATTGGATCTAACTGGAGAGGAACAAGTGTTGTTGGTCCTAATGGTACGCCAGTTTCGCAATTCGTTTTAAGAACTGATCGTTTCTATGTAGTTAAAGATCCTGCTGGAAATGTCTACAAGTTGAAATTTACTGGTGGAACAAAAGAAGATGGTGAGAGAGGATATCCTAAATTTCAATATGCATTGTTGAAATAA
- a CDS encoding TonB-dependent receptor plug domain-containing protein — MKIKFIFFTAFLFCQISFAQKKDTTAVNKLSEVVVTGQLEPQSIKKSVFNVRVISKEDIKQLAANNLADVLNQYLNITIRNSGSDGRSTVSMFGLDSQYFKILIDNIPLVSDTGMGTNVDLTQVNLDDVERIEIIEGSMGVTHGANAVSGILNIITKKGGGYRWQISTTVQEETVGNEYALFNKGRHIQSAKIAHNFNENWFVNIGGNRNDFAGFYDNMKGKDYAMNNGLRGYKWLPKDQLVGNGLLGYQKGNFKIFYKFDYYGEDVHFYNPILIPQDNYPFPETYYANDKRFITNRFYHHLNSNGKLFSKLNYNVSLSHQKQERDLERFNYQMETGKEFDNNRQTYQSKEVFYSTGTLSNFFNSKKVDFQLGYEITNENGFYDATAGTFKDDQQQLKDIRKRLENYDIFTVAEVNLTDKFSIRPGLRYSIQSNFDNQYASSLGLRYIFKKGLETRASMGKSYRTPNFDELYTYFVDSNHNVQGNPDLVPENSTSYELSFKRSCQLRSGAQISNNVAFTFMNVDDRIDMVLTQVVPSLSYRYVNINAYKMWNASTTEQYSYKNWNVKIGAALVGISRKLDLAALNLTTDDKYLYSFQLNSSISYNIPKWNTLVALYYKYNGQQQQFVAGTDTDGSAKFFLNEIKPYSWMDASVRKLFFKNQFEVMVGARNLFNITDVQSVRNGGGSTGGAHGSTSSDLMLGYGRSYFIKLTYNLNFN; from the coding sequence ATGAAAATCAAATTTATCTTTTTTACAGCTTTTCTTTTTTGTCAAATCTCCTTTGCACAAAAGAAAGATACCACGGCTGTAAATAAACTTTCTGAAGTGGTGGTTACCGGGCAATTAGAGCCCCAATCTATAAAAAAGTCAGTGTTTAATGTTCGTGTGATTTCAAAGGAAGATATTAAGCAATTGGCAGCAAACAATCTTGCAGATGTTTTAAATCAATACTTAAATATAACGATTAGGAATAGCGGGAGTGATGGACGTTCAACCGTTTCTATGTTTGGATTAGATTCACAATATTTTAAAATATTAATCGATAACATTCCATTAGTGAGTGATACCGGAATGGGAACCAATGTAGATTTAACGCAAGTAAATCTTGACGATGTTGAACGTATCGAAATTATTGAAGGTTCAATGGGAGTAACTCATGGAGCAAATGCCGTAAGTGGTATTTTGAATATCATAACTAAAAAAGGCGGAGGATACAGATGGCAGATTAGTACGACTGTTCAGGAAGAAACCGTAGGTAATGAATATGCTCTTTTTAATAAAGGCCGCCATATTCAATCAGCGAAAATAGCTCATAATTTTAACGAAAACTGGTTTGTTAATATAGGAGGGAACCGCAATGATTTTGCTGGTTTTTATGATAATATGAAGGGGAAAGATTATGCCATGAATAATGGGTTACGAGGTTATAAATGGCTTCCGAAAGATCAGTTAGTTGGTAATGGGCTTTTAGGTTATCAAAAAGGAAATTTTAAAATATTTTACAAATTTGATTACTATGGTGAGGATGTTCATTTTTACAATCCAATTTTAATTCCGCAAGATAATTATCCTTTTCCTGAAACCTATTATGCAAATGATAAACGTTTTATAACCAATAGATTTTATCATCATTTAAATTCTAACGGGAAATTGTTTTCGAAGTTAAATTATAATGTTTCGCTTTCCCATCAGAAACAAGAACGTGATTTAGAAAGGTTTAACTATCAAATGGAAACAGGAAAGGAGTTTGATAATAACAGACAAACTTACCAATCAAAAGAAGTTTTCTATTCTACAGGAACGTTGAGTAATTTTTTCAATAGTAAAAAGGTCGATTTTCAATTGGGTTATGAAATTACAAATGAAAATGGATTTTATGATGCGACTGCAGGTACTTTTAAGGACGATCAGCAACAGCTTAAAGACATAAGAAAGCGACTTGAAAATTATGATATTTTTACTGTGGCAGAGGTCAATCTGACCGATAAATTTTCGATTCGTCCAGGACTTCGTTATTCAATTCAATCTAATTTTGACAATCAATATGCTAGTTCGTTAGGACTAAGATATATTTTTAAAAAAGGATTAGAGACGAGAGCTTCTATGGGGAAATCATATCGTACTCCTAACTTTGATGAGCTTTATACTTATTTTGTAGATTCTAATCATAATGTTCAGGGGAATCCTGATTTAGTTCCCGAAAATAGTACTTCATATGAGCTAAGTTTTAAAAGATCTTGTCAACTTCGTTCAGGAGCGCAAATTTCAAATAATGTAGCCTTTACCTTTATGAATGTCGATGATAGAATCGATATGGTTTTGACTCAAGTTGTTCCTTCATTAAGTTATCGATATGTTAATATCAATGCCTATAAAATGTGGAATGCGTCAACTACTGAGCAATATTCATATAAAAACTGGAATGTAAAAATTGGTGCGGCTTTAGTAGGTATTTCCCGAAAATTAGATTTGGCGGCACTAAATCTAACTACTGATGATAAGTATCTGTACTCATTTCAGTTGAATTCCAGTATTTCTTATAATATTCCAAAATGGAATACCCTGGTAGCATTGTACTACAAGTATAATGGACAACAGCAACAATTTGTGGCTGGAACAGACACAGACGGAAGTGCTAAATTCTTTTTGAATGAAATCAAACCTTATAGTTGGATGGATGCTTCTGTTCGCAAATTGTTTTTCAAAAATCAGTTTGAAGTAATGGTTGGCGCCAGAAACTTATTTAACATTACAGACGTTCAATCTGTGAGGAATGGAGGAGGTTCAACCGGAGGGGCACATGGTTCCACAAGTTCAGACTTAATGCTTGGATATGGACGCTCTTACTTTATTAAACTTACGTATAATCTAAATTTTAATTAA
- a CDS encoding DUF6607 family protein: protein MISKSLYFSAVMALTCSLGFSQDKKQQDIKSIKSMCGCYEVKFNFAETFQYAKDSATYKPSETKHESALEWVELLEDTPNKIVMQHLLIVSDDMIIKHWRQDWLYENTDLYTFNKGTSWKYKKLDKKAVKGQWTQKVFQVDDSPRYEGSSTWVHVDGQNYWANIADAPLPRREQTKRNDYNVLKRRNIHEITATGWNHEQDNDKLVRDDSGKDVLLAQEKGLDVYTKVPDIKCIAAQKWWKENNALWKNVRDKWQTLFDRHQDLNLEAKVDRKALYSLLFDLKPTATKAESDAIINKFVK, encoded by the coding sequence ATGATTTCAAAAAGCCTCTATTTTTCAGCTGTTATGGCTTTGACTTGTAGCCTTGGTTTCAGTCAGGATAAAAAACAACAAGACATCAAATCCATCAAATCTATGTGTGGTTGCTACGAAGTGAAGTTTAATTTCGCAGAAACTTTTCAATACGCTAAAGATTCTGCAACTTATAAACCATCTGAAACAAAACACGAATCTGCATTAGAATGGGTGGAATTATTAGAAGACACTCCTAACAAAATTGTAATGCAACACTTACTAATAGTGAGTGACGATATGATCATCAAACACTGGAGACAAGACTGGTTGTATGAAAACACCGACTTATATACCTTTAATAAAGGAACATCCTGGAAATACAAAAAACTGGACAAAAAAGCAGTAAAAGGTCAATGGACACAAAAAGTATTTCAGGTAGATGATAGTCCACGTTACGAAGGATCTTCGACATGGGTACATGTAGACGGACAAAACTACTGGGCAAACATTGCTGATGCACCACTTCCAAGAAGAGAGCAAACCAAACGTAATGACTATAATGTTTTAAAAAGAAGAAACATTCACGAAATTACAGCTACAGGATGGAATCATGAGCAGGACAATGACAAATTGGTGCGTGACGACAGCGGAAAAGATGTTTTATTAGCGCAGGAAAAAGGGCTGGACGTTTACACTAAAGTTCCGGATATTAAATGTATCGCTGCTCAAAAATGGTGGAAGGAAAACAACGCGCTTTGGAAGAATGTTCGTGACAAATGGCAAACTCTTTTTGACAGACATCAGGACTTAAACTTAGAAGCTAAAGTAGACAGAAAAGCACTTTACTCTCTTCTGTTTGATTTAAAACCAACTGCTACAAAAGCAGAAAGTGATGCAATCATCAACAAGTTCGTAAAATAA
- a CDS encoding YgdI/YgdR family lipoprotein encodes MLLVFLVVCCSANAQDLISPSYGFSHSKTAYITLADGTEINGTIKDIDRDKGLIEFIKLQDGTGKKHKLKPEDIKFMYLPPSGLDNLGKKLNFLQDFKKWNDDKLNQDFLNDGYAYFETADVKIKKRNSKLLMQLLNPSFSKEFKVYCDPHAKETTSLGVGGVKFIGGDAKSYYVAKKDSPAFLLKKKDYKKEFVPLWGSCEKVIAANPEPKWTDLTKHIVSYSECAEAK; translated from the coding sequence TTGCTACTAGTGTTTCTAGTAGTGTGTTGTTCTGCAAATGCGCAAGATTTGATTTCTCCTTCTTATGGATTTTCTCACAGTAAAACGGCTTACATTACTTTGGCTGATGGTACCGAAATAAATGGTACTATTAAAGATATCGACAGAGACAAAGGTTTAATTGAGTTCATCAAATTACAAGATGGAACTGGTAAAAAACACAAACTAAAACCAGAAGATATTAAATTCATGTACTTGCCACCAAGCGGATTGGATAACTTAGGAAAAAAATTAAATTTTCTGCAAGACTTTAAAAAATGGAATGACGATAAGTTAAACCAGGATTTCTTAAACGATGGGTACGCTTATTTTGAAACTGCTGATGTAAAAATCAAAAAGAGAAACAGCAAATTGTTAATGCAGTTACTTAACCCTTCATTCAGTAAAGAGTTTAAAGTATACTGTGATCCTCATGCAAAAGAAACGACTTCATTAGGAGTTGGCGGGGTTAAATTTATTGGAGGTGATGCAAAATCGTATTATGTTGCCAAAAAAGATTCTCCTGCATTTTTATTGAAGAAGAAAGATTATAAAAAAGAATTTGTGCCATTATGGGGAAGCTGTGAAAAAGTAATTGCTGCAAATCCTGAGCCGAAATGGACTGATTTAACGAAACATATTGTTTCCTATTCTGAGTGCGCAGAAGCTAAATAA
- the argS gene encoding arginine--tRNA ligase, translating into MSLSQILTPSIQKAIQALFDVTVEKIEFQTTRKEFEGDITMVIFPLLKVIKSNPVELGNKIGNYLVENVSEVARFNVVSGFLNIVIADSYYLNFFNEIKDNTKFGYVTPNPEEKAIMVEYSSPNTNKPLHLGHVRNNLLGYSVAEIIKASGKKVYKTQIINDRGIHICKSMLAWQKFGNGETPESSNLKGDKLVGKYYVEFDKAYKGEISQLMETGKTEEEAKKQSPIIIEAQEMLKKWESGDEAVISLWKMMNQWVYDGFATTYTNLGVNFDKYYYESNTYLLGKDVVQVGLDKGVFEKDPDGSVWIDLTDEGLDRKIVLRSDGTAVYMTQDIGTAIQRVKDMPDVGGMVYTVGNEQDYHFKVLFLILKKLGFDWASSLYHLSYGMVDLPSGKMKSREGTVVDADDLMQDMTDTAKQISEDLGKLDSYSTEEKAKLYQTIGLGALKYYILKVDPKKRILFNPEESVDFAGNTGPFIQYTYARIQSIIRKADFDFSAQTNTEELHEKEKELVKQIELFPEVIQNAAHNHSPALIANYTYDLVKEYNSFYQSVHILGEVDLTKKVFRVQLSQKVAEVIKAAFSLLGIEVPERM; encoded by the coding sequence ATGTCATTATCACAAATTCTTACACCTTCTATACAAAAAGCAATACAAGCATTATTTGATGTTACTGTTGAGAAAATCGAATTTCAAACCACCCGAAAGGAATTTGAAGGCGACATCACAATGGTGATTTTTCCTTTATTGAAAGTGATTAAAAGCAATCCTGTCGAACTGGGAAATAAAATTGGAAATTATCTGGTAGAGAACGTTTCTGAAGTAGCACGCTTTAATGTGGTTTCGGGATTTTTGAATATTGTCATTGCGGATAGTTACTATTTGAATTTCTTTAATGAAATAAAAGACAATACCAAGTTCGGATATGTAACACCAAATCCGGAAGAGAAAGCAATCATGGTTGAATATTCTTCGCCAAACACCAATAAACCTTTACACTTAGGTCACGTACGTAACAATTTGTTAGGGTATTCTGTAGCTGAAATTATCAAAGCATCAGGAAAAAAAGTATACAAAACACAGATTATCAACGACCGTGGAATCCATATTTGCAAATCGATGCTGGCCTGGCAGAAGTTTGGAAATGGTGAAACTCCCGAAAGTTCAAATCTAAAAGGAGATAAATTAGTAGGGAAGTATTATGTTGAGTTTGATAAAGCTTACAAAGGGGAGATTTCTCAACTTATGGAAACCGGAAAAACAGAGGAAGAAGCCAAAAAACAGTCTCCAATCATTATTGAAGCACAAGAGATGCTTAAAAAATGGGAGTCAGGAGATGAAGCGGTAATTTCGCTTTGGAAAATGATGAACCAATGGGTTTACGATGGTTTTGCTACTACTTATACCAATCTGGGCGTTAATTTTGATAAATACTATTACGAAAGCAATACTTATTTATTAGGAAAAGATGTGGTTCAGGTAGGTCTGGACAAAGGCGTTTTTGAAAAAGACCCTGACGGTTCCGTTTGGATTGATCTTACCGATGAAGGTTTAGATCGTAAAATTGTTTTGCGTTCAGATGGAACTGCAGTTTACATGACACAGGACATTGGAACCGCAATTCAGCGTGTAAAAGACATGCCGGATGTGGGCGGAATGGTATATACAGTTGGTAACGAACAGGATTATCACTTTAAAGTGCTGTTTCTTATTCTGAAAAAACTAGGTTTTGACTGGGCTTCAAGCTTGTATCATTTATCATATGGAATGGTTGATTTGCCTTCAGGGAAAATGAAAAGCCGTGAAGGAACCGTTGTAGATGCTGATGATTTGATGCAGGATATGACCGATACAGCGAAACAAATTTCTGAAGATTTAGGAAAACTGGACAGTTATTCAACCGAAGAAAAAGCTAAATTGTACCAAACTATTGGTCTTGGGGCATTGAAATATTATATCTTAAAAGTAGATCCAAAAAAACGTATTTTGTTTAATCCTGAAGAATCTGTTGATTTTGCTGGAAATACAGGGCCGTTTATTCAGTACACTTACGCGAGAATCCAATCGATAATCCGTAAAGCTGATTTTGATTTTTCAGCTCAGACGAATACCGAAGAATTACACGAAAAAGAAAAAGAGCTGGTAAAACAAATCGAACTTTTCCCGGAAGTAATTCAAAATGCGGCACATAATCATAGCCCGGCTCTGATTGCTAATTATACTTACGATTTGGTAAAAGAATATAATTCTTTTTATCAGTCGGTACACATATTAGGAGAAGTAGATTTAACTAAAAAAGTATTCAGAGTACAGCTTTCGCAAAAAGTAGCTGAGGTTATCAAAGCCGCTTTTAGTTTGCTGGGAATCGAAGTTCCGGAGCGCATGTAA